Proteins encoded within one genomic window of Cytophagales bacterium:
- a CDS encoding flotillin family protein yields MTGPIFYVLLVVGVIIFIGFISAIIKMWRKALQGQALVRTGMGGTKVHFSGIMVVPVIHKMEVMDITLKTIVISRTGKEGLICKDNMRADIKVTFFIRVNQTIEDVKQVAQSIGSARASHQESLEQLFDAKFSEALKTVGKRLDFVDLYNSRDDFKQAIIETIGTDLNGYILDDCAIDYLEQTPISDLDERNILDAEGIKKIIKLTADQKMEANYIEREKEKTLTKQDVEAKETVLELERQQAEAEAKQKREIEVVQAREEAETLKIQEEEKLKAERARIATEEEIQVAEENKLREVLVAAKNKERTNAVETEKVDRARQLELTEKERIVEIAQIEKEKAVEEERKNIQDVIRERVSIEKTVVEEKERMKDIEANAEAERTKKVAITLAEKDAEEALVRQIKDAEAKKEASEHLAKQALIDAQAEESAAIHRAQAIKTLSEAQAAEAAAIGLSEAQVMEAKAAAKEKEGEAQASVIESQAEAEAKSIKQRGIAQAEAEEELGQVKAKISLEQGQSEAKVISLKADAEEKKGLAEANVLKEKLMADAEGIKEKAKAMQVLDEVGRAHEEFKLKLETDRQIELAKVNIQKEIATSQATVIAEALKAANIDIVGGETMFFDQIVGSITKGKSIDKLMSNSETLTQVKDTFFNSGSGQNFKEKLKGFISQFGVSANDIKELSISALLLRLANESGSEEDKGVIKHLGTIAEALGVSDQKASTLGL; encoded by the coding sequence ATGACAGGACCAATCTTTTATGTATTACTGGTAGTTGGAGTCATTATTTTTATTGGCTTTATCTCCGCGATCATCAAAATGTGGCGAAAGGCGCTACAAGGCCAGGCTTTGGTTCGCACAGGAATGGGAGGCACAAAGGTGCACTTCTCCGGAATCATGGTAGTGCCAGTGATTCACAAAATGGAAGTGATGGATATTACCCTCAAAACCATCGTGATTTCCAGAACAGGCAAAGAGGGATTGATCTGTAAAGACAACATGCGAGCAGACATCAAAGTCACGTTCTTCATCAGGGTTAATCAAACCATCGAAGATGTAAAACAAGTCGCGCAATCCATTGGTAGTGCTCGAGCTTCCCATCAGGAATCATTAGAACAATTATTTGATGCCAAATTCTCCGAAGCATTAAAAACCGTCGGTAAGCGCCTGGATTTTGTGGATCTTTACAACAGTAGAGATGACTTTAAGCAAGCGATTATTGAAACGATCGGCACTGACCTGAATGGCTACATTCTTGACGATTGTGCCATTGATTACCTAGAGCAAACGCCTATTTCAGACCTGGACGAGCGCAACATCCTTGATGCAGAAGGTATCAAAAAGATCATCAAACTGACGGCTGACCAGAAAATGGAAGCCAACTACATCGAACGAGAAAAGGAGAAAACACTGACGAAGCAAGATGTAGAAGCCAAAGAAACTGTGCTTGAACTGGAACGCCAGCAGGCGGAAGCAGAAGCGAAACAAAAACGAGAGATCGAGGTAGTTCAAGCCAGAGAAGAAGCGGAAACTTTGAAAATTCAGGAAGAAGAAAAACTTAAAGCAGAACGCGCTCGAATAGCTACAGAAGAAGAAATCCAGGTAGCGGAAGAAAATAAACTTCGTGAGGTACTGGTCGCCGCGAAGAATAAAGAGCGTACCAATGCCGTAGAAACTGAAAAAGTAGATCGGGCCCGGCAACTGGAGCTTACTGAGAAGGAACGAATCGTAGAAATCGCTCAGATCGAAAAAGAAAAGGCGGTCGAAGAAGAACGCAAAAACATTCAGGATGTCATTCGTGAGCGTGTTTCTATCGAAAAGACAGTGGTCGAAGAGAAGGAGCGCATGAAGGACATTGAAGCCAATGCAGAAGCCGAACGAACCAAGAAAGTAGCCATTACCCTGGCGGAGAAAGACGCAGAAGAAGCACTGGTTCGTCAGATCAAAGATGCAGAAGCGAAAAAAGAAGCCTCTGAGCACCTGGCTAAGCAAGCCTTGATTGATGCTCAAGCAGAAGAAAGTGCCGCCATCCACCGGGCACAAGCCATCAAAACCCTATCGGAAGCACAAGCAGCTGAAGCTGCAGCCATCGGTCTTTCTGAAGCACAAGTGATGGAAGCCAAAGCCGCCGCAAAAGAGAAGGAAGGTGAAGCGCAAGCATCGGTCATCGAATCTCAAGCCGAAGCAGAGGCCAAAAGCATCAAACAAAGAGGAATTGCGCAAGCGGAAGCGGAAGAAGAACTCGGTCAGGTGAAAGCCAAGATCAGCCTGGAACAAGGACAATCCGAAGCCAAGGTCATTTCACTGAAAGCTGATGCGGAAGAGAAGAAAGGCCTGGCTGAAGCCAACGTGCTCAAGGAAAAACTGATGGCCGACGCTGAAGGCATCAAAGAGAAAGCCAAAGCCATGCAAGTGCTGGATGAAGTCGGACGTGCTCATGAAGAGTTCAAGCTCAAATTAGAAACCGATCGTCAAATCGAACTAGCCAAAGTCAACATCCAGAAGGAGATTGCCACGTCTCAAGCTACAGTAATTGCTGAAGCATTAAAAGCAGCCAACATCGATATTGTAGGTGGAGAAACCATGTTCTTCGATCAGATCGTTGGATCCATCACCAAAGGTAAGTCCATTGACAAATTGATGAGCAACAGCGAAACACTAACGCAAGTGAAAGATACATTTTTCAATTCCGGGAGTGGACAAAATTTCAAAGAGAAACTCAAAGGTTTTATTAGCCAATTTGGAGTAAGCGCGAATGATATTAAAGAGTTGAGTATTTCAGCATTACTGCTTCGTCTGGCCAACGAGTCTGGAAGTGAAGAGGACAAAGGTGTGATCAAACACCTTGGAACCATCGCAGAAGCACTGGGTGTCAGTGATCAAAAAGCCAGCACACTGGGTCTTTAA
- a CDS encoding DUF1449 family protein: MLELFEFSITGINVIPTVLLIFVIIYWLIVIIGVIDVDTVDVDLDVDADVDVEIELEGMASVLSFFNIGHMPLMIFISFFSLPLWVSSILVNDFFGIESFLPGLITFIPLFIGSLFAAKFLTIPIAKFYRKLRQETEAVEHIVGQLCIAKLPISEDRTSQAEIKVGGTSVLINAKTRNGATIAKGEQGLVIEHNEAEKFYYVEPYA; the protein is encoded by the coding sequence ATGCTTGAACTTTTTGAATTTTCAATCACTGGGATCAATGTCATTCCAACAGTACTTCTGATTTTTGTAATCATCTATTGGCTTATTGTGATCATAGGCGTCATTGATGTTGATACGGTAGATGTTGATCTGGATGTAGATGCCGACGTAGATGTTGAGATTGAATTAGAGGGCATGGCATCTGTGTTGTCCTTTTTTAACATCGGGCACATGCCCTTGATGATATTTATATCCTTCTTTTCCTTACCACTGTGGGTATCATCCATTCTGGTTAATGACTTTTTCGGAATAGAGAGCTTTCTACCAGGATTGATCACATTTATTCCATTATTCATTGGAAGCCTTTTTGCAGCAAAATTCCTGACTATACCTATTGCTAAATTTTATAGAAAGCTCCGGCAAGAAACAGAAGCGGTAGAACACATTGTAGGGCAACTATGCATCGCAAAATTGCCGATCTCTGAAGATCGCACGAGCCAGGCCGAAATCAAAGTGGGTGGAACTTCTGTGTTGATCAATGCCAAAACAAGAAATGGAGCCACTATAGCCAAAGGTGAGCAGGGATTAGTCATAGAACACAATGAAGCCGAGAAATTCTACTATGTAGAGCCATATGCTTGA
- a CDS encoding DUF2807 domain-containing protein: protein MSPYINVVLQEGPEEKVEITSRRVDENDIHVDVDGNTLRIYLEGSRLTPRNIRENGMSLEAYKHADITAYVTYKTLKKLSVRGDQRVVCESSLKGKRFKLKAYGDNQVLLMGVEADFFKASMYGDNRLEIDGGKSIKQKYLSFGDNEVKARDYEADFTKTTSFGDGEFSFNAKDVIKVVAFGDADIQYHGGAYLERGLILGDSDIRRR, encoded by the coding sequence GTGAGCCCATACATCAATGTAGTCCTGCAAGAAGGTCCGGAAGAAAAGGTTGAGATCACTAGCCGGAGAGTAGATGAAAATGATATTCACGTGGATGTTGACGGTAACACACTCAGAATCTATCTGGAAGGATCTCGACTTACTCCCAGGAATATTCGGGAAAATGGCATGAGCCTCGAAGCTTATAAACATGCAGACATCACGGCTTATGTTACTTATAAGACGTTAAAGAAATTGTCAGTCCGGGGGGATCAAAGGGTCGTCTGTGAGAGTTCATTGAAGGGGAAACGATTCAAATTGAAAGCATACGGTGACAATCAGGTATTATTGATGGGTGTAGAGGCAGACTTTTTCAAAGCATCCATGTATGGTGATAATCGCCTGGAGATCGATGGTGGAAAATCCATCAAACAGAAATACCTGAGTTTTGGAGATAATGAAGTGAAAGCCCGCGATTATGAGGCAGATTTCACGAAAACCACCAGTTTCGGGGATGGAGAATTTTCATTCAATGCGAAAGATGTGATCAAGGTAGTTGCCTTCGGAGATGCTGATATTCAATATCATGGTGGCGCTTATCTGGAAAGAGGACTCATTCTTGGAGATAGTGATATTCGCAGGAGATAG
- a CDS encoding SH3 domain-containing protein yields the protein MNLTKYLVVASISIFMFACGSGSEQSGADVAETTSPEPTEPEVIATKAVCIWDEVSVRATADAKGKWLTSISKGEVLEYLGEDAPDAQDAKKTYSKIKLTDGTEGWSRKDFIIPDGEVAVFLESNTIYRRPDLLTVTEDEFSQMDIVAITNTQSEWVEVTGKRKEGTWISTGWVKGNKLSKDAVDVAVAKFGRLALTEEDPVKQVEKLKEILDNSDLRTSKFMPFIQASFNSLSASKPDEVAIDSVATDSIQ from the coding sequence ATGAATCTTACAAAATACCTGGTTGTCGCTTCTATTTCTATCTTCATGTTTGCATGCGGTTCTGGCTCCGAACAGTCCGGTGCTGATGTGGCTGAAACGACATCACCTGAGCCAACAGAACCAGAAGTTATTGCTACAAAAGCCGTGTGTATTTGGGATGAAGTGTCCGTACGAGCTACTGCAGATGCAAAAGGCAAATGGCTAACGAGTATCAGTAAGGGTGAGGTGTTGGAATATCTGGGAGAAGATGCGCCAGATGCTCAGGACGCCAAAAAAACCTACTCGAAGATCAAACTAACAGATGGAACGGAAGGTTGGTCGCGAAAAGATTTCATCATTCCCGATGGTGAAGTAGCTGTTTTTCTGGAGAGCAATACCATCTATAGACGTCCTGACTTGTTGACAGTAACAGAGGATGAATTTTCACAAATGGATATAGTTGCTATTACCAACACCCAAAGTGAATGGGTAGAAGTAACGGGAAAAAGAAAAGAAGGCACATGGATTAGCACAGGATGGGTAAAAGGAAATAAGCTGTCTAAAGACGCTGTAGATGTGGCCGTGGCTAAATTTGGAAGACTGGCCTTGACGGAAGAAGATCCGGTCAAACAAGTAGAGAAATTGAAAGAAATTTTGGATAACTCTGATCTTAGAACTTCGAAATTTATGCCCTTCATTCAGGCTAGTTTTAATTCATTGAGTGCCTCGAAACCTGATGAGGTAGCGATCGATAGCGTAGCCACTGATTCTATTCAATAG
- a CDS encoding PAS domain S-box protein, with protein MQEPIDDGLPIGLVYIREGNLSYFNVQFQQLTGIVPSSDSPLFESLIHPDSLAHYQSTLKHTPDRFDIPIKMANTEKWIRLSHKHNESFPPGLKLYLSEDVTESQLKDLLIKSITEEFTENDRSIFSTIVLKISDLLNVKYALIGIADDSMHKITTRALCHNHEILENFSYEIEGMPCGEVLTQGVFCLSDEISLKNNINNSAFGPDIESYIGIGLTNDQGETIGHFCLIDNKPIESMELVQSLLELFASRLSLELQKESQQKEIESSLEKYQSLFEYSVEAKFVYDSIQNKYLTVNQAAINLFGYSKEEFQSLTPFDLKPAQVFNESVDENINRSIEHVINHGFLREESLNMKSDGTVFETEITVSLLNQEKKHFLISFLDISDRKKAERGVIRSKERFRNLFQFAYEAKFVLDTSNNRILDANIAACTLFGYNKSQLLELTPFDLIPPDMDKADLAHSISRALEVISGEGNFTIGETQRLKSDGTVFDAEVALSSLEHDSKKILVSVRDISARKQVERQLTKYRDHLEDLVQSRTSEIKSLNLELQGTNSELEQSIARLSVQKKELENTLEELRRTQNQVIQAEKTAALGVFTMGVAHEMNNSLNLIHGAKNVINLELNHLNNIPQDVADEIGKALEWIEEGSDRATNIVKGLSAYAQQGADVRRSTTIDEILKSAISIFNGRLDNEMEIHSTYDANFPLEVYADRLHKVFINLLDNAIYFTQHRKKADLPKTIEVKSEINQVTKNVLVSFHNYGDKIDQQIIGKIFDPLFSTKEIGEGAGLGLTVAYSFVSQHNGSIEAHNQNDGVKMVISIPLEIQFHDSLQIQKET; from the coding sequence ATGCAAGAACCCATTGATGATGGCTTACCAATCGGCCTGGTATATATCAGGGAAGGCAATTTGTCTTACTTCAATGTGCAATTCCAGCAATTGACCGGTATAGTACCGTCCAGTGATTCACCATTATTCGAAAGTTTAATTCATCCCGATAGCCTCGCTCATTATCAAAGCACACTCAAGCATACTCCAGACCGGTTTGACATTCCTATCAAAATGGCAAACACGGAGAAATGGATACGACTGAGTCACAAACACAACGAATCCTTCCCTCCCGGACTTAAACTATACCTTTCAGAAGATGTAACTGAAAGTCAACTGAAGGATCTTCTGATCAAGAGCATCACGGAGGAATTCACCGAGAATGATCGTTCGATTTTTTCAACCATTGTCTTAAAGATCAGTGATCTGCTCAATGTGAAATATGCCCTGATTGGCATCGCAGATGATTCCATGCACAAGATCACAACACGGGCTTTGTGTCACAATCATGAAATCCTGGAAAATTTCAGCTATGAGATTGAAGGCATGCCTTGTGGAGAAGTCCTGACGCAAGGTGTGTTCTGCCTCTCTGACGAAATAAGCCTGAAAAATAACATTAACAACAGCGCATTTGGGCCAGATATCGAATCTTATATTGGTATAGGCCTCACGAATGATCAAGGTGAGACCATCGGACATTTTTGTCTGATTGACAATAAGCCTATTGAAAGTATGGAGCTTGTCCAGTCGCTGTTAGAACTATTTGCTTCACGACTTTCCCTTGAACTGCAAAAGGAATCACAACAAAAGGAGATCGAGTCTAGTCTTGAGAAATATCAAAGCCTATTCGAATATAGTGTTGAAGCAAAGTTTGTGTATGACAGCATTCAGAACAAGTACCTGACGGTAAATCAGGCGGCCATCAATTTATTCGGTTACTCCAAAGAGGAATTCCAATCACTGACTCCTTTTGATCTAAAACCTGCCCAGGTATTTAATGAATCAGTGGATGAAAATATAAACAGGTCAATTGAACATGTCATAAATCATGGCTTTTTACGAGAAGAAAGCCTGAATATGAAATCAGACGGTACCGTTTTTGAGACAGAAATCACCGTTTCATTATTGAATCAGGAAAAAAAGCATTTCCTCATTTCTTTCCTGGATATCAGCGACCGCAAAAAAGCAGAAAGAGGAGTGATCAGGAGCAAAGAAAGATTCAGGAACCTTTTCCAGTTTGCCTATGAGGCCAAATTCGTATTGGATACCAGCAATAATCGTATTCTGGACGCGAATATCGCGGCCTGTACATTGTTCGGATACAATAAGTCTCAATTGCTTGAACTTACCCCTTTTGATTTGATCCCTCCGGATATGGATAAAGCAGATTTAGCACATTCCATTTCAAGGGCACTAGAAGTAATTTCCGGAGAAGGAAATTTCACCATTGGAGAAACACAACGCTTGAAATCAGATGGTACTGTTTTCGATGCAGAAGTAGCCCTTTCGTCCCTGGAGCACGACAGCAAAAAGATACTGGTATCTGTCAGAGACATTTCTGCTCGTAAACAGGTAGAACGACAGCTTACCAAATATCGGGATCATCTGGAGGACCTGGTCCAGTCAAGAACCTCTGAGATCAAATCTCTGAATTTAGAATTGCAAGGTACCAATTCAGAATTGGAACAATCAATTGCCAGGCTTTCTGTTCAAAAGAAGGAATTAGAAAATACGCTGGAGGAACTAAGAAGAACACAAAATCAGGTAATTCAGGCGGAAAAAACCGCCGCATTAGGCGTTTTCACGATGGGCGTAGCACATGAAATGAACAATTCCCTGAACCTGATCCATGGTGCTAAAAATGTCATCAATCTCGAATTGAATCATCTCAATAATATTCCACAAGATGTAGCCGATGAGATTGGAAAAGCCCTTGAATGGATTGAAGAAGGTTCGGATCGAGCGACCAATATCGTAAAAGGCCTTTCAGCTTATGCACAGCAAGGGGCGGATGTCCGAAGATCTACCACCATTGATGAAATCCTAAAAAGTGCTATATCAATTTTCAATGGCAGGCTGGATAATGAAATGGAAATCCATTCTACCTACGATGCCAATTTTCCATTGGAAGTTTATGCCGATCGACTCCATAAAGTGTTTATTAATTTATTGGACAATGCCATATATTTTACTCAACACCGAAAAAAAGCAGACTTGCCTAAAACCATCGAAGTGAAGAGTGAAATCAATCAAGTCACTAAAAATGTCCTGGTTTCTTTTCACAATTACGGGGATAAAATAGATCAACAAATCATCGGAAAGATTTTCGACCCACTCTTTTCGACCAAGGAGATTGGAGAAGGTGCTGGCCTGGGACTAACGGTTGCTTATTCTTTTGTTAGTCAACACAATGGATCAATTGAAGCTCATAACCAGAATGATGGGGTGAAAATGGTTATTTCTATTCCTCTCGAAATTCAGTTTCATGATAGTCTGCAGATCCAGAAAGAAACCTAA